Within the Nicotiana tabacum cultivar K326 chromosome 11, ASM71507v2, whole genome shotgun sequence genome, the region AATGCAGCAAGCAAGTCGGAAGCACATTTCTGTCAATGCAATTTATTTCAAGCGAGATGtttaaaatcctataagcatgactTCTAAGCCTTTCGAATATCATTCTTTTACGGCATTTTAGCAAAGTACTTCTTCTATATGACATTTAAGTAAGTAAATAGTGGCTAATCCATAAAAGTTCATGGCCTACAAACATGATTCTTAAATAACTGAAAACGGCATATTAACTAAGGATCTAATAATCAGGATGTTGTTACTGAATCCCGTgttgatcaacaagagcaatctgagcattttgaaggagttacaactgaagctttacaaaagctaattgatgcacaggtcggcaaagctcttcaggcacttgttagtcgattgcctgctgcaccacccacaccaactcctaataataataatacattggagaatccccgttctggtcttgataattctggaaacggagtaacccccagtgaaccacaggaagggggaccaggtaattcaaataattcatatttgcaaaatttagtactaaccttgcagaaacagattaaggaacaaaatgagcgtattgaacaaatccctggagttccgcctataataaaaggagtagacatggacaaatactcacaacaaccatggaagccaagtgctgctccccttccaattccgaaaaagtacaaaatgcctgacatcctgaaatatgatggtactacagacccacgtgaccacgtgactgcatttacaacaggcgtaaaaagcaacgacttgaccaaacaagaaattgaataagtattggtcaagaaatttggagaaacactcaccaagggtgcattaacctggtattctcttttatctgaaaattctattaattcttttgctgagcttgcagattcttttattaaagcacattcgggagcacaaaaggttgagaaaagaatggaagatattttcaaaatcaaacaaggggattcggagCTGCTTAGAaactttgttgatagattccagcatgaaagaatgactctacctcgtgtgcctAACAATTGGGCTGCAATAGCCTTTggaagtaatttaaatgacaaaagttctgaagccacgagacgactcaaagaaagccttcgagaatttccCGCAaacacgtggaatgatgtttacaacaggtatagtacgaagctgcgaattgaagaagataccgtacctaaatttcatcatgaagaaaggggcggtccccgaagatcagaaaccgaaaaaagatcaggtaaaaataggtacgatccatatatgggacctgcaggaaaagacccacggtcgaaacaagatagccagcaatatgatcaaaaattgaggaaccgggattctggctcttcttcaaagttcaggaatgatcggaatAGACAAGAATCACGAGAAGATGACAGAggtttaaaggcacgattcggtggatataattttaatgtctctacctccgagctcgtagctgttttaagaagcatgggagataaggtacggtggccaaaagagatgcggtcaaatccaaatagacgcaatccagatcattggtgcgaattccacaacgatcacgggcacaaaacttcagaatgtagattcatgcagagtgaagtggatcatctattgaagcaagggtacctcactgagttatttagtgagaaaggaaaacaagcttatatgaaaaacaggcaagagccaccacaacttccttcacccaagaggacagtgaatgtcataagcgggggagaagatattcacggcataacctacacagcctccgacaaggtttctaaggtaacaattacacacgggaaacgggtgcggcaggtccttgaaaatgaaagtatttcgttcgatgatgcagataccgaaggagtgacaactccacataatgacgcattggtaatatctttacttgtacatgatactaatgtaaaatgagttttgattgatccagggagctcttaaatattatattactaagggtactacgggaaatgcaagctgaagacaaaatgatacccaaggcgcacaccttgtcaggcttcgacaattcaagtgtagtaacaaaggtgaggtaattctaacaacttttgctatgggtgttgtgaaggaaactaaatttcaggtagttgatatggaaatggcctacaatatgatcatggggagaccatggatatacgatatggatgttgtcccatcaactctacatcaggttatgaaattcccatcaccatggggaatttgccaaattcgtggggatcaacAGATGGCTAGAAGTGTCAACGCTGTAACGAGTACGAGCGctgtaaataaaggaaaatagcaattacaggaaacagttgaaggtaaaaaaggtcaaacttcaactgaacaagagaagacagatttggactcaaggcctgacacaattcaggaacctgaagaaaatgaaagcatcaaaacgacaattaaagagcttgaggcagtgatgttatttgatcaatggcctgaacggaaggtttatgtcgggGCCAATCTAAGCTTAAACATGCGAagtatgataatcgaatttttaaaaaataacttagactgctttgcttggtcccacactgatatgacagggataccaccgaatgtgatgactcacaaactcaatgaggacccttctttcacaccaataaagcaaaagaaacgaaagcaaggtgctttcaagaaccaggtgattcaggatgaagtccaaaaattgttaaaaatcggatcaatccgtgaggtaaagtatcctacttggttagctaacacggtggtcgtacccaagaaaaatggtaagtggcgtgtttgtgtggattataccgatttaaataaagcttgtccaaaagattcctttcccttaccgcatatagaccaactaattgatgcaaccgcaggtcatgaacttttaagtttttagatgcatactcggggtataatcaaattaaaatggatcctggtgatgaagaaaaaacttctttcatcacagacagggggacttactgttataaagtaatgccctttggtctcaaaaatgctggggcaacctatcaaaggttggtcaccaaaatgttccaagaacatttagggaaaacaatggaggtatatatagacgatatgctcgtcaaaacccagcaatctcatgatcatatttctcatctatctgttacttttgaaattttgcgaaaatttaatatgaaactcaacccagaaaaatgtgcatttggagttgcatcaggtaagtttttgggttttcttgtttctaatcgtggtattgaagtgaatctttctaagatcaaagcaatagaagaaatgcctgatatccttactaataaaaaggaagtacaaagattaacgggaagaattgcagctttgggagatttatttccaaatcctcagaaaggtgttttaagtttttctctgcacttaaaaagcaagatcattttgaatggaatgaagattgtcaacaagcccttaaaagtttgaaagcttatttgtcaaaaccaccgttgttggcaaaaccaaaggtgggggaaaaacttctcatttatctggccgtatctgaagtcgcAGTGAGTGTTGTTTTAGTCtgcgaggaccaaggtaaacaatctcctatttattatgtaagtaagtccttattggaagctgagacacgatacccacagctagaaaaattagcattagctttgatcatggcatctagaaaattaagaccttattttcaatgtcatcccattaatgtagttactgcttttccgcttcgaaatattttgcataaacacgaactttcaggaagattagcaaaatgggctatagaactaagtgaatatgaaatTGTTTATCAACCCAAgaccgctataaagtctcaagtactagctgatttcgtggctgattttagccaggggatgcatttagaagtagaaaaagaattactagtttttaatggtgcgaacccggggacttgggttttattcactgacggttcatctaatgtaaaaggggcaggcctaggaatagtcctcgtaccacctgcgggtgagactattagacaggctataaaatgtcattctataactaacaatgaagcagagtatgaggctgtaattgcaggtttagaattggcacgagaactcggcataacacagattataatcaagagtgattctcaactcgtggttaatcaaatgctggggacttatacagccagagagtcacgaatgcaagaatacctcgcaaatgtatgggagttaataaagcaattccaaacttggaaagtagtgcagatcccaagagatgagaatgtagaggcagatgctttagcaaatcttgcatccgcagcagacgtagcaaacaatacaaatgcttcagtcatacatctatttcattctgttctcgaatctgataaaaatgaggtaaattttaatcatctaacatgggattggagaaacgaaattgttgcctttttacagcacggtaCCGTGCCTAATAACAAAGgaaaggctcacgcgcttcgcaaaaaagctgcacgatattgtttatatcaaggaaatctttatcggaagatgttcgatggaccactagcaaggtgtctcggaccctctcaaacagaatatgtgatgagagaagtacatgaaggacattgtgggaatcacgcagggggacgatcactggtaagaacattaattcgcacaggatattattggcctaagatggaagaagaggcaaccagtttcgtgtccaaatgtgataaatgtcaaaggtacgacaataatatgcacagaccagctgagttattACATTctgttatagccccgtggccctttatgaaatggggaatggatatcgtaggtccacttccacaagcaaaaggtcaggtaaagtttatacttgtacttacagattatttcactaaatgggtagaagcaggtgcatttaaacaggtacgagagaaagaagttaaagacttcatatggaaaaatataatatgccgctttggagaaccaaaggagatcgtgtgtgacaatggaccacaattcattggagctcaaatcacagaatttcttcgaagttggcagatcaaaagaataacttctacgccataccatccagtaGGTAATGGACAAGTAGAATCTACTAACAacgtcattatcaacaacttgaagaagaggttacaggattcaaaaggtaattggcctgaggtgttacctggagtattatgggcttatcgtacaacgaccaaaacaggcactggagagacaccattttcaatggtttatggtgcggaagccttaattccagttgaaataggtgagccaagcacacggtacgatcaggcaacggaggaatctaatgatgaagagatgcgggttagcctagatttacttgaagggagaagagaagctgcattgataaggatggcagcacaaaagcaagtaatagaacgaaattacaataggaaagcacgcctcagatttttcaaaattggggacttcgtgcttaaaaaggtgttccaatctgcaaaggctgctaactcaggaaagctaagtccaacatgggaaggaccgtacaaagtccgtggcattgcgggaaaaggagcatgccagttggagacaatggacggtaaagttttaccctcacattggaatgccgtccacttaaaaagatattacttttgagaaagtacctacggtcaggtatcatcatgttaaaatttctcccttggattattaatattttactaatgattttagatgctaggcaaaataccctaactcgtgccaaatgatgagtcacaacctgcaaagcaaaatggagtattctttaattcctagcccagggttacaattaatctgatggaaatacacacgagttaggcagtcttcatctataatcgcaccttcgagtcccgtatatctttctgtttcaggaaaaagggccaaagtaaaagaaataaacaagtgctcgaggcttcatacttcaccgctcaaacacttgggggactacaataCATGTACACAGATACGTGTAGAAATgcagatacgaatatcgaacaaCAGAGTCAAGTGTTGAAgtaaaagttacgaagtcttcagcggTTATGAGaataacagagtcatctctcaaaactCATAAGCAAAGTCatctctcaaacccttcttaatatataaagatagggtcatgactatgtactgaaacaggttatgaagaaaaaccttgtttattctatattatgtacaaatctgttacaagaaaaatagttacgagaaagttgtagatgtattgtaatacatgtaatagtcaaacacttgttaaagtttatgaataaaaacttgcgaaagttgtttcaaacaaaacgtgtgtattcctatttctttcatcgtattataacaccattataaagttgagacgtcttcttcattaagtgtcgataaaataaaagggccctcttttataagcctcatgttgataattcatgagaagaatcataaagcattttaaaaggataaaaatgctaagctattccataagtcctagataaataggcaagaatagaatatacagaagtaccgataaaacttcttaatataaaaaaaaactaagtacaaaCCTAGTCaacaaaatatttgttttatacaaatgccccattatgataactggggacttcatcaaaagatcccttacagcaatttcattttcagctagtcactgaagggtttggaacatcagaagtttcaccctcgggagcAGCAATTGCAACCCCAATTGCTGCAGtagccacttcttcatttaaaagttcttccgttcCAGGAGCTTCAAGtacaggagaaggagtatcagtagattgttgacttttctcgatggtatctacaactttggccagttcagactgcaagtcaaaaccttcctgagtagcttccatcaaagcatcacgacgagatttcaggaaagcccaactcacctctatattgaagttctcctccagaagtccatattccttttcccacatagcaagatcattttttaagatttggtgctcagctaaatgggaatcaagagaagcttcaagagaggcatgagaactcttcaaggcatgaatctcgtcagaggaggtctgtaagtcagcctgagcttgagtcaagctttgcactaactctcctgcatacTCTTCTTTCTTAGCCAAAAGTGCCTTAAGCTCCCTAAATTCTTCACTACCCttggataattgttctgacaaagagcattccaaaagctctttgtctcttttaaattggcttgaagaagccttggcagttgccagttcagaagtcaaaccacggttttgctgctccaggaggtttttattttcttgcaactcctctatggtcccttgaGCATTCTCAAATTGTTCTTTCCAATTGGCtgcttcaagctgggctcccctggctatttcttcggcctcgtggacagtcttttcagactcacgggcttttctttccagaagggaaattcttcccattaattctgtaccaatgaggttagcctacagagacaactcatagaaatgagggattaaagataaataaaaaaaacttgttggtaagaAGAGGAAAAATACCTTTAAAGTAtaatgaactatgtcattcatcagagtcaagcagctatggctctccatcttcttcttctcaatatctccaattaggggctcgagccaaacatcggctctACTAGTCTTTCTCAAGAGGCTATGATTGGCAAGAACTTCcagagtaacacttctcatagccATACTTCCACTGCTAGAACCCGTCTTTGTACGATGAACAGAGGAAAGAGGAGCAATGGAAGGAATGGAAGGAGAAAATGTAGAAACaggaatggaaggagaagatgTAGAAACCAACGCAGGAGCGGAAGCAGGTGCAGTAGAAACTGCCAAGGGAACGGATATAGGAGCAGTAGAAACTGGCAAAAGAACGGAAGTCGTCAAAACTGGTAAAGAAATACTTACGGTTGGCAGAGGAATAGAGGAAATAGGAACGAATGAGGAAAGAtgagcttcatcaaaaacagggtCGAGCTCACCACTCCCGAAACCACTATCAAAAAGATGCTGAATtgactcattattatctcttggttAGGTGTCTtcgtcagaatgaatcaaaacaggctcggtggtgGAGGTCCTACCGGGAGTgtcttcaatttcatcatcaatgattattcgcctcctgacccttggcctggtaattagggaggtaccctcctcttcttcttcagaactttcctttatagctttcctttttggcagcaaggctcgagccttatccaaatcaagagcagcattcgcagacatgcgaatggccatagctacttcagccgtcattcctctaacgccaaatcctgattaaaggatggatatacatgatcaaagttgagtaaaaaatgcttaacatataaaaaaaacatataaaaaggggcataccatgtgttttgaccttccagccatgtaaggaagaaattgatttccaagttctttgctccctagaagcaatcttcaaaagtgagtctacccaaccgcggaagttgggaataggttacacatctcccatggttgctacaaaaaaccaagaagagacgaggttaaaaacaaaatttcttttgaaattctcaaaagtaggtacggtaaataaaaggaaacctacgttcaaaattccacttctcagggaagggaatatttgtttcgccaatcaaGTCCATCGTACGAATAGCAACGTaacggatataccatccacg harbors:
- the LOC142166407 gene encoding uncharacterized protein LOC142166407, whose amino-acid sequence is MAMRSVTLEVLANHSLLRKTSRADVWLEPLIGDIEKKKMESHSCLTLMNDIVHYTLKANLIGTELMGRISLLERKARESEKTVHEAEEIARGAQLEAANWKEQFENAQGTIEELQENKNLLEQQNRGLTSELATAKASSSQFKRDKELLECSLSEQLSKGSEEFRELKALLAKKEEYAGELVQSLTQAQADLQTSSDEIHALKSSHASLEASLDSHLAEHQILKNDLAMWEKEYGLLEENFNIEVSWAFLKSRRDALMEATQEGFDLQSELAKVVDTIEKSQQSTDTPSPVLEAPGTEELLNEEVATAAIGVAIAAPEGETSDVPNPSVTS